A single region of the Nocardioides sp. W7 genome encodes:
- a CDS encoding FUSC family protein, which produces MRLAASLLGLGPHDGAHRVAARAGLSVLVPLLVLLATDHLAWSAYAAFGAFTSLYGRTRVGGSRLRMQAALGLLLTALVTLGVLVGTYDGRAWLAVPLAALVAAGASVASDTWQWHPPGALFPVFAFTACASVPSSPADAATAALVAGATAAFAVVVGNAGSWWRRVHGGPAPVVPDLGPAEGRLRTLALPSGLAVLAAGALATGVGIGHPYWAMVSAVVPLAARSRSAQLTRGVHRVVGTGLGLLVAGVVLAFEPAGLVLVLVVVALQVVAELLVGRNYALALVAITPLALLMVHLASPVPARDLLVDRGLETVIGVAVGLAVGQLFSGRAGGSARP; this is translated from the coding sequence GTGAGGCTCGCCGCCTCCCTCCTGGGGCTCGGGCCCCATGACGGCGCGCACCGGGTCGCTGCCCGTGCCGGGTTGTCGGTACTGGTCCCGCTGCTGGTGCTGCTGGCGACCGACCACCTGGCCTGGTCGGCGTACGCCGCGTTCGGCGCGTTCACCTCGCTCTACGGTCGCACCCGGGTCGGGGGATCCCGGCTGCGGATGCAGGCCGCGCTCGGCCTGCTCCTCACGGCCCTGGTCACCCTCGGCGTGCTGGTCGGGACCTACGACGGCCGCGCCTGGCTCGCCGTGCCGCTGGCCGCGCTGGTGGCCGCCGGCGCCTCGGTCGCCTCCGACACCTGGCAGTGGCACCCGCCGGGCGCGTTGTTCCCGGTGTTCGCGTTCACCGCCTGCGCCTCGGTGCCGAGCTCGCCGGCGGACGCGGCCACCGCGGCTCTGGTCGCCGGAGCCACCGCGGCCTTCGCGGTGGTGGTGGGCAACGCCGGGTCGTGGTGGCGACGCGTGCACGGGGGACCGGCCCCCGTCGTACCCGACCTGGGTCCGGCCGAGGGCCGGTTGCGCACCCTCGCGCTCCCCAGCGGCCTGGCCGTCCTCGCCGCCGGCGCCCTGGCCACCGGGGTCGGGATCGGGCACCCGTACTGGGCGATGGTCTCCGCCGTGGTGCCGCTCGCCGCCCGCTCCCGCAGCGCCCAGCTGACCCGGGGCGTGCACCGCGTCGTCGGCACCGGCCTGGGCCTGCTCGTCGCCGGCGTCGTGCTCGCCTTCGAGCCGGCGGGGCTGGTCCTGGTGCTCGTCGTGGTCGCGCTGCAGGTCGTGGCCGAGCTGCTGGTCGGCCGCAACTACGCGCTGGCCCTCGTGGCGATCACCCCGCTCGCGCTGCTGATGGTGCACCTCGCCTCGCCCGTCCCCGCCCGGGACCTGCTCGTCGACCGGGGTCTGGAGACCGTCATCGGAGTCGCGGTGGGGCTCGCCGTCGGCCAGCTGTTCTCGGGACGGGCGGGCGGGTCCGCTCGGCCCTGA
- a CDS encoding aminotransferase class V-fold PLP-dependent enzyme, whose translation MRTDPTELDRGDPLAAYRDRFVGAETPLVYFDGNSLGRPLRVTGDRLKSFVEQEWGGRLIRGWDEGWLDLPARIGDDLGRICLGAGPGQTIVGDSTTVLLYKAMRTAVAARPGRTEIVVDRDNFPTDRYVAQGVADECGLSVRWIDVDTTAGVTAELLRAAVGEQTALVVLSHVAYRSAYLADVPALTRIAHDAGALVLWDLCHSAGSVPVHLDDWDVDLAVGCTYKYLNGGPGSPAFVYARKRLHDRLAQPIQGWMGHRDPFLMGPSYAPAPGIRRMLSGTPPIVGMLALQDMLALLEEAGIEAVRAKSVGLTDYAVEIAGELLVERGVTLASPRESARRGGHVALEHPLMREVTAALWERDVIPDYRDPHGLRIGLSPLSTSFAEVRRGLETVRDMLDALTG comes from the coding sequence GTGAGGACCGACCCGACCGAGCTCGACCGCGGCGACCCGCTGGCGGCGTACCGCGACCGCTTCGTGGGGGCCGAGACCCCACTGGTCTACTTCGACGGCAACAGCCTGGGCCGGCCGCTGCGGGTCACCGGAGACCGCCTCAAGTCGTTCGTCGAGCAGGAGTGGGGCGGGCGGCTGATCCGGGGCTGGGACGAGGGCTGGCTCGACCTCCCGGCCCGGATCGGCGACGACCTCGGGCGGATCTGCCTCGGGGCCGGGCCCGGCCAGACGATCGTCGGCGACTCCACGACGGTGCTGCTCTACAAGGCGATGCGTACGGCGGTGGCGGCGCGGCCGGGCCGCACCGAGATCGTCGTCGACCGCGACAACTTCCCGACCGACCGGTACGTCGCCCAGGGCGTGGCCGACGAGTGCGGCCTGAGTGTCCGCTGGATCGACGTCGACACCACGGCCGGCGTCACCGCAGAGCTGCTGCGCGCGGCCGTGGGGGAGCAGACGGCCCTCGTCGTGCTCAGCCACGTCGCCTACCGGTCGGCGTACCTCGCGGACGTCCCGGCCCTCACCCGGATCGCCCACGACGCCGGCGCGCTCGTCCTGTGGGACCTGTGCCATTCGGCGGGCTCGGTGCCGGTCCACCTGGACGACTGGGACGTCGACCTGGCGGTGGGCTGCACGTACAAGTACCTCAACGGCGGTCCCGGTTCGCCCGCGTTCGTCTACGCGCGCAAGCGCCTCCACGACCGGCTGGCCCAGCCGATCCAGGGCTGGATGGGCCACCGCGACCCGTTCCTGATGGGGCCGTCGTACGCGCCCGCGCCGGGCATCCGCCGGATGCTGTCGGGCACCCCGCCGATCGTCGGCATGCTGGCGCTGCAGGACATGCTCGCGCTCCTCGAGGAGGCCGGCATCGAAGCGGTCCGGGCCAAGTCGGTCGGGTTGACCGACTACGCCGTCGAGATCGCCGGGGAGCTGCTGGTCGAACGCGGTGTCACCCTCGCGAGCCCCCGCGAGAGCGCCCGGCGCGGCGGTCACGTGGCCCTCGAGCACCCCCTGATGCGCGAGGTGACCGCGGCGCTGTGGGAGCGCGACGTGATCCCCGACTATCGCGACCCGCACGGGCTGCGGATCGGGCTGTCGCCGCTGTCCACCTCCTTCGCGGAGGTACGACGGGGGCTGGAAACGGTTCGCGACATGCTGGACGCCCTGACAGGCTGA
- a CDS encoding Pr6Pr family membrane protein, with protein MTTATAARRWHLVTGVVAVTALVLQLVLVVQGGGVLDERSEPGLAVRLGRLVSYFTIQSNLLVAVAAITLARYPSYDGRWWRALRLAGLVGITVTGLVHFVLLRPLLDLTGWDWAADKLLHMVVPALVVVGWLAFGPRPRVTLTEVRRALIWPLLWLAWTLAVGALTGWYPYPFLDVDAEGWPRVLAAAAMVTVLFLALFAAAYRIDRHSRPAPSWD; from the coding sequence GTGACGACCGCCACCGCCGCGCGACGCTGGCACCTGGTCACCGGGGTCGTCGCCGTGACCGCGTTGGTGCTGCAGCTGGTGCTCGTCGTGCAGGGCGGCGGGGTGCTCGACGAGCGGAGCGAGCCGGGCCTGGCGGTGCGGCTCGGGCGACTGGTCTCGTACTTCACCATCCAGAGCAACCTGCTCGTCGCCGTCGCCGCGATCACCCTCGCCCGCTACCCGTCGTACGACGGGCGGTGGTGGCGGGCCCTGCGGCTGGCCGGCCTCGTCGGCATCACGGTCACCGGGCTGGTGCACTTCGTGCTGCTGCGGCCGCTGCTCGACCTGACGGGCTGGGACTGGGCGGCCGACAAGCTGCTGCACATGGTGGTGCCGGCGCTGGTGGTCGTCGGCTGGCTGGCCTTCGGCCCGCGGCCGCGGGTCACCCTGACCGAGGTACGCCGGGCGCTCATCTGGCCGCTGCTCTGGCTGGCCTGGACCCTGGCCGTCGGCGCGCTGACCGGCTGGTACCCCTATCCGTTCCTCGACGTCGACGCCGAGGGCTGGCCGCGGGTGCTGGCGGCGGCCGCGATGGTGACCGTGCTGTTCCTCGCGCTGTTCGCGGCGGCGTACCGCATCGATCGGCACTCCCGTCCGGCACCATCCTGGGACTAG
- a CDS encoding response regulator transcription factor — MSEIRVAVVDDHPVFRLGMAGLLDSLPGISVVAQAESAAEAMERVDDRVDVVLMDLHLGDDSGIETTRDLVRRRPDLAVLVVTMDEDDESVVAAIRAGARGYLLKSSSPEQVERGIRAVAEGEAILGPQVAARAMASLMAGRTAVRLPFPELSDREREVLDLLARGYDNTTIARRMVLSPKTVRNHVSNVLTKLGIPDRATAMIKAREEGLGGD; from the coding sequence GTGAGCGAGATCCGCGTCGCCGTCGTCGACGACCACCCCGTCTTCCGGCTCGGCATGGCCGGGCTCCTCGACTCGCTGCCTGGGATCAGCGTCGTGGCCCAGGCCGAGTCCGCCGCCGAGGCGATGGAGCGGGTCGACGACCGGGTCGACGTCGTGCTCATGGACCTGCACCTCGGCGACGACTCCGGCATCGAGACCACCCGCGACCTGGTCCGCCGTCGGCCCGACCTGGCGGTGCTGGTGGTGACCATGGACGAGGACGACGAGTCGGTGGTGGCGGCGATCCGGGCCGGCGCGCGCGGCTACCTGCTGAAGAGCTCCTCCCCCGAGCAGGTCGAGCGCGGCATCCGGGCGGTCGCGGAGGGCGAGGCGATCCTCGGCCCGCAGGTCGCCGCCCGGGCGATGGCCAGCCTGATGGCGGGGCGCACCGCCGTACGCCTGCCGTTCCCGGAGCTCTCCGACCGCGAGCGCGAGGTGCTCGACCTGCTGGCCCGCGGCTACGACAACACGACCATCGCGCGCCGGATGGTGCTGAGCCCCAAGACGGTGCGCAACCACGTCTCCAACGTGCTCACCAAGCTGGGCATCCCCGACCGCGCGACCGCGATGATCAAGGCCCGCGAGGAAGGTCTCGGGGGCGACTGA
- a CDS encoding S66 peptidase family protein → MRFPRPLRPGDTIGVTAPSSGVDDRMRARLDVAVAFLESRGYHVQLGDCLGAGRVVSAPREQRAAELTRMLTDPAIRAVVPPWGGETAIDLLDQVDWFALEAAEPTWLVGFSDLTTVMLPLSLRTGWATLHGSNLMDTPYDPPAGLLHWLDVASATGPFTQRSPRRYRSTGWDDYVGDPGVRTMTLDREGGWSSLDGAPVDVTGRLVGGCIETVCHLAGTPYGDVASYGRAHPDEGLLVYLEACEQGAYDICRSLHGLRLAGWFEHASGVIIGRTSAPDAALMTQADAVADALGGLGVPVVLDVECGHVQPFLPLVNGALGRLVLDGERQELTQTLR, encoded by the coding sequence ATGCGCTTCCCCCGACCGCTCCGTCCCGGCGACACGATCGGCGTCACCGCCCCGTCCAGCGGGGTGGACGACCGGATGCGGGCCCGGCTCGACGTGGCGGTCGCCTTCCTGGAGTCACGCGGCTACCACGTGCAGCTCGGCGACTGCCTCGGCGCCGGGCGGGTCGTCTCCGCCCCGAGGGAGCAGCGCGCGGCGGAGCTGACCCGGATGCTCACCGACCCGGCGATCCGCGCGGTGGTCCCGCCCTGGGGCGGCGAGACCGCGATCGACCTGCTCGACCAGGTCGACTGGTTCGCGCTGGAGGCGGCCGAGCCCACCTGGCTGGTCGGCTTCAGCGACCTCACCACCGTGATGCTGCCGCTGAGCCTGCGCACCGGCTGGGCGACGCTGCACGGCAGCAACCTGATGGACACGCCGTACGACCCGCCGGCCGGCCTGCTGCACTGGCTCGACGTCGCGTCCGCGACCGGGCCGTTCACCCAGCGCAGCCCCCGGCGCTACCGCAGCACGGGCTGGGACGACTACGTCGGCGACCCCGGCGTCCGCACGATGACCCTCGACCGGGAGGGCGGCTGGTCCTCGCTCGACGGAGCGCCCGTCGACGTGACCGGGCGCCTGGTCGGCGGCTGCATCGAGACGGTCTGCCACCTGGCCGGGACGCCGTACGGCGATGTCGCGTCGTACGGCCGCGCGCACCCCGACGAGGGTCTGCTGGTCTACCTGGAGGCCTGCGAGCAGGGCGCCTACGACATCTGCCGATCGCTGCACGGGCTCCGGCTCGCCGGCTGGTTCGAGCACGCGAGCGGCGTGATCATCGGTCGCACCAGCGCCCCGGACGCCGCGTTGATGACCCAGGCCGACGCGGTCGCGGACGCTCTCGGAGGGCTTGGCGTGCCGGTGGTGCTGGACGTCGAGTGCGGCCACGTCCAGCCGTTCCTGCCGCTGGTCAACGGCGCGCTGGGCCGGCTCGTCCTCGACGGCGAGCGCCAGGAGCTCACCCAGACCCTGCGCTGA
- a CDS encoding UBP-type zinc finger domain-containing protein: MTVDPSVRPSGTGCVECDDVGGWWVHLRRCARCGHVGCCDSSPAQHATAHFRATGHPVVQSFEPGEDWFWDYAREVGVLGPALAEPTSHPEDQPTPGPAGRVPADWRDLIH; encoded by the coding sequence ATGACCGTCGACCCCTCCGTCCGGCCCAGCGGCACCGGCTGCGTCGAGTGCGACGACGTCGGCGGCTGGTGGGTCCACCTGCGCCGCTGCGCCCGGTGCGGGCACGTCGGCTGCTGCGACTCCTCCCCCGCCCAGCACGCCACCGCCCACTTCCGCGCGACCGGTCACCCGGTGGTGCAGAGCTTCGAGCCGGGCGAGGACTGGTTCTGGGACTACGCCAGGGAGGTCGGGGTGCTCGGCCCCGCCCTCGCCGAGCCCACGTCCCACCCGGAGGACCAGCCGACGCCCGGCCCGGCCGGGCGGGTGCCCGCGGACTGGCGCGACCTCATCCACTAG
- a CDS encoding 4a-hydroxytetrahydrobiopterin dehydratase — MSSPTDADKERLDGHGVEAELLADWRVMFAALHARFRTGDFATGLALVDAIGAAAEAANHHPDVDLTYSLVTVRLSSHDVGGITRRDVRLAREISEAAGGLGATADPGGVSVTELALDTHDRAEIMPFWAALLGYQTSEGDDRELVDPDGSRTTLWFQESEPRSSEGVEQRFHLDVRVPPEVAEQRIRDAVAAGGTMVSDDRAPAYWVLADAQGNRACITTWLGREG, encoded by the coding sequence ATGAGTTCCCCCACGGATGCCGACAAGGAGCGCCTGGACGGACACGGCGTCGAGGCCGAGCTGCTCGCCGACTGGCGGGTGATGTTCGCCGCCCTGCACGCCCGGTTCCGCACCGGTGACTTCGCCACGGGTCTGGCCCTGGTCGACGCGATCGGGGCGGCCGCCGAGGCGGCGAACCACCATCCCGACGTCGACCTCACCTACTCGCTGGTGACGGTGCGGCTGTCCAGCCACGACGTCGGCGGCATCACCCGGCGCGACGTCCGGCTGGCCCGCGAGATCTCCGAGGCGGCCGGGGGACTGGGCGCGACGGCCGACCCCGGCGGGGTCTCCGTCACCGAGCTCGCGCTCGACACCCACGACCGCGCGGAGATCATGCCGTTCTGGGCGGCGCTGCTCGGCTACCAGACGTCCGAGGGCGACGACCGTGAGCTGGTCGACCCGGACGGCAGTCGGACCACGCTGTGGTTCCAGGAGTCCGAGCCTCGCTCGTCCGAGGGCGTCGAGCAGCGGTTCCACCTCGACGTGCGAGTCCCGCCCGAGGTCGCCGAGCAGCGGATCCGCGACGCGGTCGCCGCCGGCGGCACGATGGTGAGCGACGACCGCGCGCCGGCGTACTGGGTGCTCGCGGATGCGCAGGGCAACCGGGCCTGCATCACGACCTGGCTCGGCCGGGAGGGCTGA
- a CDS encoding HNH endonuclease signature motif containing protein, which translates to MSAIASPPHPVTGLLVRTGENLAAMRDAWLPSLTAEETGRALVETDRLISQLTELQARLAAHADAVDLAGPTGATSTANWLAVQTRHPRTSTHRLTRLAAAVDRDLYAPVRHALADGAINPDQALVITDAIDALPDTVTAEIRDRAVAVLLEEAAHHDARDLRRLGKRILDVVAPETGEAHEAQLLAAEEARAAASARLTMTEDGHGTTHGRFTIPTLHGDLLRKALTAIAAPKHQTATHGPGQGRRPGPERLGRALCELLERLPADHLPQAGGMNATLVVTMTLDDLRRDTAVGQLDTGHRLSAGAVRRLACEAGIIPAVLGARSEVLDLGRKQRLFSKAQRTALALRDRGCTADGCDWPPALCHAHHHDPWSHGGPTNLDNARLLCPRHHTRAHDPTWETRHLPGGKVAFHRRT; encoded by the coding sequence ATGTCAGCGATCGCCTCGCCTCCGCACCCGGTCACGGGTCTGCTGGTGCGCACCGGCGAGAACCTCGCCGCGATGCGTGACGCCTGGCTGCCGTCGCTGACCGCGGAGGAGACCGGACGAGCGCTGGTCGAGACCGACCGACTGATCTCGCAGCTGACCGAGCTACAGGCCCGCCTCGCCGCGCACGCCGACGCCGTCGACCTCGCCGGACCCACCGGCGCCACCTCCACCGCGAACTGGCTCGCGGTCCAGACCCGCCACCCACGGACCTCGACCCACCGACTGACACGACTCGCCGCAGCCGTCGACCGCGACCTGTACGCACCCGTCCGGCACGCCCTCGCCGACGGCGCCATCAACCCCGACCAGGCCCTCGTCATCACCGACGCCATCGACGCACTGCCCGACACCGTCACCGCGGAGATCCGCGACCGAGCGGTCGCGGTGCTGCTCGAGGAGGCCGCCCATCACGACGCGCGTGACCTGCGCCGCCTCGGGAAACGGATCCTCGACGTCGTCGCCCCCGAGACCGGCGAGGCCCACGAAGCCCAGCTGCTGGCCGCCGAAGAGGCTCGAGCAGCCGCGTCCGCCCGGTTGACCATGACCGAGGACGGACACGGCACCACCCACGGCCGATTCACCATCCCCACCCTGCACGGCGACCTCCTGCGCAAAGCCCTGACCGCGATCGCCGCCCCCAAGCACCAGACCGCCACCCACGGCCCCGGTCAGGGGCGCCGACCCGGGCCCGAGCGGCTCGGCCGCGCACTGTGCGAGCTGCTGGAACGCCTCCCCGCCGATCACCTGCCACAGGCCGGCGGAATGAACGCGACCCTCGTGGTCACCATGACCCTCGACGACCTGAGACGCGACACCGCCGTCGGGCAACTCGACACCGGCCACCGCCTCTCCGCCGGCGCCGTGCGCCGACTCGCATGCGAGGCCGGCATCATCCCCGCCGTCCTCGGCGCCCGGTCCGAGGTCCTCGACCTCGGACGAAAACAGCGACTCTTCAGCAAGGCCCAACGCACCGCCCTGGCCCTGCGCGACCGCGGCTGCACCGCAGACGGCTGCGACTGGCCACCGGCCCTGTGCCACGCCCACCACCACGACCCGTGGAGCCACGGCGGCCCGACCAACCTCGACAACGCCCGGCTCCTCTGCCCACGACACCACACCCGCGCCCACGACCCGACCTGGGAGACCCGACACCTGCCCGGCGGGAAGGTCGCCTTCCACCGGCGGACCTGA
- a CDS encoding alpha/beta hydrolase, whose amino-acid sequence MKIDAEHRVDPSLVALAEESRAFYAQRVAGHGPRSPEELRAVRSGLAAPVRSQPPAVEETVGAGGRRVPVRIHAPVDRPAAGVVLEIHGGGFYLGSAAGSDLRNRQLADAIGVAVVSVDYRLAPEHPWPAAPDDCETAALWLAENAEERFGTTAIAVSGFSAGATLAVTTLLRLRERGIPAVDTAVLQFGTYDLSAQTPAGRLIADEYFLEAYAGAASDRTHPELSPIYADLTGLPPVLMIVGDADILLADNLAMAARLSAAGVDLDLRVYPESPHGFTAHATPMARRALDDLEAWLALRQPEDR is encoded by the coding sequence ATGAAGATCGATGCCGAGCACCGGGTCGATCCGAGCCTGGTGGCACTCGCCGAGGAGTCGCGGGCGTTCTACGCGCAGCGCGTGGCCGGTCACGGCCCCCGCAGCCCGGAGGAGCTTCGCGCGGTCCGCTCCGGCCTCGCAGCACCGGTCCGGTCCCAGCCGCCGGCGGTCGAGGAGACCGTCGGCGCCGGGGGACGTCGGGTCCCCGTGCGCATCCACGCCCCGGTGGACCGGCCGGCGGCGGGAGTCGTCCTCGAGATCCACGGTGGTGGCTTCTACCTGGGGTCCGCTGCCGGAAGCGACCTCCGCAACCGCCAGCTCGCGGACGCCATCGGCGTCGCGGTCGTGAGTGTGGACTATCGCCTGGCGCCCGAGCACCCCTGGCCTGCTGCACCCGACGACTGCGAGACCGCGGCGCTGTGGCTGGCCGAGAACGCCGAGGAGCGCTTCGGAACCACCGCGATCGCCGTCAGCGGGTTCTCGGCCGGCGCCACGCTGGCCGTGACCACGCTCCTCCGCCTGCGTGAGCGGGGGATCCCTGCGGTCGACACCGCGGTGCTGCAGTTCGGCACCTACGACCTCAGCGCCCAGACTCCCGCCGGCCGCCTGATCGCGGACGAGTACTTCCTCGAGGCCTACGCGGGGGCCGCGTCCGACCGCACGCACCCGGAGCTCTCCCCGATCTACGCCGACCTGACGGGCCTGCCGCCCGTCCTGATGATCGTCGGAGACGCCGACATCCTCCTGGCGGACAACCTGGCCATGGCCGCCAGGTTGTCGGCCGCAGGGGTCGACCTCGACCTGCGGGTCTACCCCGAGTCGCCGCACGGCTTCACCGCCCACGCCACCCCGATGGCGCGGAGGGCCCTTGACGACCTCGAGGCGTGGCTCGCCCTCCGTCAGCCGGAGGACAGGTAG
- a CDS encoding VOC family protein: protein MDQRISFLTLAVRDLDASRAFYCDGLGWVADVDVAGEVVMIQAGERLVLSLWAEAAFEAEVGPISRGPGVAPFTIAHNVATREEVDAVLATARAAGAEPVHAGQEREWGGYTGYFGDPDGYRWEIAWNPGPIGRKVLP from the coding sequence ATGGACCAGCGGATCAGCTTCCTGACCCTCGCGGTGCGCGACCTCGACGCCAGCCGGGCCTTCTACTGCGACGGCCTGGGCTGGGTCGCCGACGTCGACGTCGCGGGGGAGGTGGTGATGATCCAGGCGGGCGAGCGGCTGGTGCTCTCGCTGTGGGCCGAGGCCGCGTTCGAGGCCGAGGTCGGTCCGATCTCCCGGGGCCCGGGCGTGGCCCCGTTCACCATCGCCCACAATGTCGCCACCCGGGAGGAGGTCGACGCCGTCCTGGCGACCGCGCGAGCTGCCGGTGCGGAGCCGGTGCACGCCGGCCAGGAGCGCGAGTGGGGCGGCTACACCGGCTACTTCGGCGATCCCGACGGGTACCGTTGGGAGATCGCCTGGAACCCCGGTCCCATCGGACGGAAGGTGCTGCCATGA
- a CDS encoding sensor histidine kinase has translation MTSGAVAAVTSPRQAAVELVVTDGGRPRAAAALAVVAWGLAVLSLPLLLLARPPVDANLLFFVVDVSVACLYGTVGAVVLGRRTHPVAWLLALAGVGGGLSAFGYAYDAWAAAPGGLPPSDAVATLSWTGWVPGTLALFLVVPWLVRDHPLGRARWGVAVGVILCLGFLPVSTTSGQAYVPMLLAVSGHGLLTAAAVERRRRTGPLEERNGLGWLALGTAALAASFLLLLPWIPAPMWAVPTLHLASQAVFPAAVLVVVLRNRLWGLDLVVSRAVLVGLLTTVLLALYLGATALVTQVLPGEEPARLIGAGVVAVAVQPLRLRLGRRVDLLVHGEAADPGRVVRRIGSQLTDTGTVEDLLSGLAEDVGRSMRLSSVTVHTDETEPVRWGEPAGLPTVVPLRHRGEHVGDLEVTATAGEQLSPRDLRNLDDLASVVAAAVAVVGSAADVERMRERLSQVRLEERRVIRREIHDGLGPSLAGIRLGLQGARNLLTDHPEAGRELLAHLQGEVDVAVEAVRTLSHHLLPPVLEELGLEPALRELVHRYDDSRLSVSLDAGPVGGLATWTAATAYAIASEALTNAVRHASATTCRLTLRILEDRLVLEVADNGRGVATDAVPGVGTRSMRERATEQGGTVEVTARPEGGTAVTAVLPLVGTSP, from the coding sequence GTGACGTCGGGTGCGGTCGCCGCTGTCACGTCCCCCCGGCAGGCGGCCGTCGAGCTCGTCGTCACGGACGGAGGCCGGCCCCGGGCCGCCGCGGCACTCGCCGTGGTCGCCTGGGGCCTGGCCGTGCTCTCGCTTCCTCTCCTGCTGCTCGCGCGACCACCCGTCGACGCGAACCTGCTCTTCTTCGTCGTCGACGTCTCCGTGGCCTGCCTGTACGGCACGGTCGGGGCGGTCGTGCTCGGCCGGCGTACCCACCCGGTCGCGTGGCTGCTCGCGCTGGCCGGCGTGGGCGGCGGGCTGTCCGCCTTCGGCTACGCGTACGACGCGTGGGCGGCCGCGCCCGGCGGGCTGCCGCCGTCCGACGCGGTCGCGACGCTGAGCTGGACCGGGTGGGTGCCCGGGACGCTCGCGCTCTTCCTGGTGGTGCCCTGGTTGGTCCGCGACCACCCGCTCGGTAGAGCCCGGTGGGGAGTCGCCGTCGGGGTGATCCTGTGCCTGGGCTTCCTGCCGGTGTCCACGACCTCGGGTCAGGCCTACGTGCCGATGCTGCTGGCGGTCTCGGGGCACGGCCTGCTCACGGCCGCGGCGGTCGAGCGCCGGCGGCGCACCGGCCCGCTGGAGGAGCGCAACGGGCTGGGCTGGCTGGCGCTGGGGACGGCCGCCCTGGCGGCGTCGTTCCTACTGCTCCTGCCCTGGATCCCGGCTCCGATGTGGGCCGTGCCGACGCTGCACCTCGCCTCCCAGGCGGTCTTCCCGGCCGCGGTGCTGGTCGTGGTGCTGCGCAACCGCCTCTGGGGGTTGGACCTGGTGGTCAGCCGGGCCGTCCTGGTCGGACTGCTCACCACCGTGCTGCTCGCGCTCTACCTGGGCGCGACCGCCCTGGTGACCCAGGTGCTGCCCGGCGAGGAGCCGGCCCGCCTCATCGGGGCCGGCGTGGTCGCCGTGGCCGTGCAGCCGCTCCGGCTGCGGCTGGGCCGCCGGGTCGACCTGCTGGTGCACGGCGAGGCGGCCGACCCCGGCCGGGTGGTCCGCAGGATCGGCTCGCAGCTCACCGACACCGGCACCGTCGAGGACCTGTTGAGCGGGCTCGCCGAGGACGTCGGCCGCTCGATGCGGCTCTCCTCGGTGACCGTGCACACCGACGAGACCGAGCCGGTCCGGTGGGGCGAGCCGGCGGGTCTCCCCACCGTCGTACCGCTGCGGCACCGTGGCGAGCACGTCGGCGATCTCGAGGTCACGGCGACGGCCGGCGAGCAGCTCTCACCCCGCGACCTGCGCAACCTCGACGACCTCGCCTCGGTCGTGGCGGCGGCGGTCGCCGTCGTCGGCTCCGCCGCGGACGTCGAGCGGATGCGCGAGCGACTGTCGCAGGTCCGGCTGGAGGAGCGGCGAGTGATCCGCCGCGAGATCCACGACGGCCTCGGCCCCTCGCTCGCCGGGATCCGGCTCGGTCTGCAGGGAGCGCGCAACCTGCTGACCGACCACCCGGAGGCCGGCCGGGAGCTCCTCGCCCACCTGCAGGGCGAGGTCGACGTCGCCGTCGAGGCGGTCCGCACGCTCTCCCACCACCTGCTCCCCCCGGTCCTCGAGGAGCTCGGGCTGGAGCCGGCGCTCCGCGAGCTCGTGCACCGGTACGACGACTCCCGGCTGAGCGTCTCGCTGGACGCCGGTCCGGTCGGGGGGCTCGCCACGTGGACCGCGGCGACGGCGTACGCCATCGCGAGCGAGGCGCTCACCAACGCCGTGCGGCACGCGAGCGCGACGACCTGCCGGCTGACCCTCCGAATCCTCGAGGACCGGCTGGTCCTGGAGGTGGCCGACAACGGTCGCGGGGTCGCGACCGACGCGGTGCCCGGTGTCGGCACCCGGTCGATGCGCGAACGGGCCACCGAGCAGGGCGGCACGGTGGAGGTCACGGCGCGCCCGGAGGGCGGAACAGCCGTCACGGCCGTGCTGCCACTGGTAGGAACGTCCCCGTGA